In Iodobacter fluviatilis, one DNA window encodes the following:
- the gspM gene encoding type II secretion system protein GspM: protein MNKLKEFWQQCKPRERLYLSGCGLFVLFAILYAGVWQPVNTSREQLSKQVPQMQMQLAELQRQLAQIKSTPAGPSRNGDLRAAVQASLDARNTSADIQALTADKLQIKIAQIRFADALPLLSALRSETGSHINHLQISGAEHNGIVQLSAEVERQ, encoded by the coding sequence ATGAACAAACTGAAAGAATTCTGGCAACAATGCAAGCCTCGTGAGCGGCTCTATTTAAGCGGCTGCGGCCTGTTTGTCCTTTTTGCAATCCTCTATGCAGGAGTGTGGCAACCGGTTAATACCTCCCGGGAACAGCTCAGTAAGCAGGTGCCACAGATGCAAATGCAACTTGCAGAGCTGCAAAGACAACTCGCGCAAATCAAATCCACACCTGCGGGGCCAAGCCGTAATGGCGATTTGCGCGCTGCAGTGCAAGCCAGTCTGGATGCCAGAAACACCAGCGCAGACATTCAGGCACTCACGGCGGACAAACTACAGATTAAAATCGCACAAATCCGCTTTGCTGATGCGCTTCCTTTGCTTTCAGCACTTCGCAGCGAAACCGGCTCGCATATCAATCACCTGCAAATCAGCGGAGCAGAACACAATGGCATTGTGCAGCTGAGCGCAGAGGTAGAACGCCAATGA
- the gspN gene encoding type II secretion system protein N, whose translation MKQYLYHRSKFIIPLLILFLILQFPASFILKFVPAPVQSGGVSGTIWSGRLTPLGISGQQLLDEVRWQWQPLKLFKGQLVWQLDTRYGSQAGKAWLALGVGGNRLESVSLTLPAAPLFALDKKLAPFQLGGQLTLEASRISKPQTSEISLLWQNASSLVTPQANPFGSYQIKLQPDLNWTISPVGGAALAISGQGKVDPQRGPQGSLQLKAASGKESLFAPLLDRMPLNGDQRELKLGI comes from the coding sequence ATGAAGCAATATCTTTATCACCGCAGCAAATTCATTATTCCCTTGCTGATTTTATTTTTAATTTTGCAATTTCCAGCTTCCTTCATTTTGAAATTTGTCCCCGCCCCCGTGCAATCAGGCGGTGTCAGTGGCACCATCTGGTCTGGTAGGCTAACGCCGCTGGGCATTAGCGGCCAGCAGCTACTGGATGAAGTGCGCTGGCAATGGCAACCTCTGAAGCTTTTCAAGGGGCAACTGGTGTGGCAACTTGATACCCGCTACGGCAGCCAGGCGGGTAAAGCATGGTTAGCCCTTGGCGTGGGTGGCAATCGCCTTGAATCGGTCAGCCTCACCCTGCCTGCCGCACCTTTATTTGCGCTCGATAAAAAGCTGGCCCCTTTTCAGCTTGGCGGCCAGCTCACCTTAGAAGCCAGCCGGATAAGCAAGCCACAAACCAGCGAAATCAGCTTACTCTGGCAAAATGCCAGCTCGCTCGTTACCCCGCAGGCCAACCCCTTTGGCAGCTATCAGATCAAATTACAACCTGATTTAAACTGGACAATTTCGCCCGTTGGTGGGGCGGCCCTGGCCATTTCAGGGCAAGGCAAAGTGGACCCTCAGCGCGGCCCGCAGGGCTCGCTCCAGCTTAAAGCAGCCAGCGGCAAAGAAAGCCTCTTTGCCCCACTACTGGATCGCATGCCGTTAAACGGTGATCAGCGCGAACTAAAACTTGGCATATAA
- a CDS encoding P-II family nitrogen regulator, which translates to MKKIEAIIKPFKLDEVREALSELGISGLTVTEVKGFGRQKGHTELYRGAEYVVDFLPKAKIEVVLEDDKVETAIEAIIKAANTGKIGDGKIFVTPVEYVVRIRTGEINEQAI; encoded by the coding sequence ATGAAAAAAATTGAAGCGATTATCAAACCCTTTAAACTGGATGAAGTCCGCGAAGCCCTGTCGGAGCTTGGCATATCCGGTCTCACTGTGACTGAAGTGAAAGGATTTGGCAGGCAGAAAGGCCATACCGAACTTTACCGAGGGGCTGAATACGTCGTCGATTTTTTACCTAAAGCTAAAATCGAAGTCGTGCTTGAAGACGACAAGGTAGAAACCGCCATTGAAGCCATTATTAAAGCGGCCAATACCGGCAAAATTGGCGACGGGAAAATCTTTGTCACCCCTGTTGAATACGTAGTACGAATTCGCACGGGCGAGATTAACGAGCAGGCCATTTAA
- a CDS encoding M28 family metallopeptidase: MKLKVIPLLLCGVLLSAAADAAPKKVWITLGDAAYLQLQKLAPQTIAKESRAILPQVGLLAAERVHLVEVDEQQLAHLSASVHEELHRCGGFMFHASEAAGRQALTPVSSLLAAAHPSYALDNQSVVNALLPQMQDSNIAQTINDLSAFTNRYYTTTHGVNASNWLKTRWQQIAAGRSDITVEQFNHSWAQKSVILTIKGTDNPSEVVVLGGHLDSINGQGTSESTRAPGADDDASGIASMTEVLRVLVAGGYKPRRTLKLMGYAAEEVGLRGSQDIAKSFKAANTNVVGVMQLDMTNYKGSDKDIYLYTDYTDNAQNQFVANLLTTYLPAIKIGYDKCGYACSDHASWSGQGYFASMPFESSFTQDNPYIHTANDTYANSGNQAQHALKFSKMALAFMVELGSDGPVGPGPVDKVENFSGKLAVGQKQSYGPFKVGAGGDFTAVLSGTGDADLYLRKASAPSTTVFDCKSDGPSSTETCALNLSANGDVYLLLNGYSAANYTLKVTYRPQ, encoded by the coding sequence ATGAAACTGAAAGTGATCCCTCTACTTTTGTGCGGCGTCTTGCTGAGCGCTGCCGCAGATGCTGCACCCAAAAAAGTCTGGATAACACTGGGTGATGCGGCCTATTTACAGCTGCAAAAGCTGGCTCCACAAACTATTGCAAAAGAGAGTCGCGCTATTTTGCCCCAAGTGGGTTTGCTGGCGGCTGAGCGGGTGCATCTGGTTGAAGTGGATGAGCAGCAGTTGGCCCACTTATCTGCATCCGTGCATGAAGAACTGCATCGCTGCGGCGGCTTTATGTTTCATGCCAGTGAAGCGGCCGGGCGTCAGGCCTTAACGCCTGTCAGCAGCTTGCTGGCAGCGGCTCACCCCTCGTATGCGCTGGATAATCAGAGCGTCGTGAATGCTTTATTGCCACAAATGCAAGATAGTAATATCGCGCAAACCATTAATGATTTATCTGCTTTTACCAATCGCTACTACACCACGACACATGGTGTTAATGCATCCAACTGGCTGAAAACGCGCTGGCAGCAAATAGCGGCAGGCCGCAGTGATATTACGGTGGAGCAATTTAACCATTCATGGGCGCAAAAATCGGTGATTCTGACAATTAAGGGGACGGATAATCCATCTGAGGTGGTGGTACTGGGTGGGCATCTTGATTCAATTAATGGCCAGGGAACCAGTGAGAGTACGCGTGCGCCTGGTGCGGATGATGATGCATCCGGCATTGCCAGCATGACCGAGGTGCTGCGGGTGTTGGTGGCTGGCGGGTATAAGCCTCGCCGGACACTGAAACTGATGGGTTATGCCGCAGAAGAAGTGGGTTTGCGTGGCTCGCAGGACATTGCCAAAAGTTTTAAAGCGGCTAACACCAATGTGGTTGGGGTGATGCAGCTGGATATGACTAACTATAAAGGCTCAGATAAAGACATCTACCTTTACACTGATTACACCGATAACGCGCAAAACCAGTTTGTGGCTAATTTGCTGACAACTTATCTGCCAGCGATAAAGATTGGTTACGATAAATGCGGTTATGCCTGCTCAGATCATGCATCCTGGAGCGGGCAGGGCTATTTTGCCTCTATGCCTTTTGAATCTTCCTTTACCCAGGATAATCCTTATATCCATACGGCTAACGACACCTATGCCAATAGCGGCAATCAAGCCCAGCATGCCCTGAAGTTCTCTAAAATGGCGTTGGCATTTATGGTTGAGCTGGGAAGCGATGGCCCAGTAGGACCAGGGCCCGTGGATAAGGTGGAAAACTTTTCCGGCAAGCTGGCAGTGGGGCAAAAGCAAAGTTATGGCCCATTTAAAGTGGGCGCTGGCGGTGATTTTACTGCAGTACTGAGCGGCACGGGCGATGCGGATTTATATCTGCGCAAAGCCAGCGCACCCAGCACAACCGTGTTTGATTGCAAATCTGATGGCCCAAGCAGCACAGAAACCTGCGCATTAAACTTAAGCGCAAATGGCGACGTCTATTTGTTGCTGAATGGTTATTCAGCCGCAAATTACACCCTTAAAGTAACGTATCGCCCGCAATAA
- a CDS encoding M4 family metallopeptidase — translation MKQALNRVARPLLMVVLLAGAFNAMAAERVDLENYVAPAGLTTRGLADEGVHNLLGLKADELQAARSQTYPDGKVVTRYQQFHQGVPVWGEGVVENRAAGLAQPALSGALLRDLSNDLPSAKPTYSQTQILSIAKTQAKAIKTDNEQAKLYVKLGSNNVAQLIYVVSFINGSATKPSRPHFIIDANTGVILDRWEGIAHKDATGPGGNNKTGKYVYGTNYGPLVVTDDCKMVSANVTTVNLNHGTTGSTPYQFTCPNNPGIAINGAFSPLNDAHYFGNVVFNMYKDWLNLRPISQNLLMRVHYSNNYENAFWDGSAMHFGDGANTFYPLVSLDVSAHEVSHGFTEQNSGLVYAKQSGGMNEAFSDMAGEAAEFYMKGANDFLVGAEIFKASGALRYMADPTKDGRSIGHASQYNDSLDVHLSSGVYNKAFYLLATKAGWSTRKAFEVMADANHLYWTANSTFDQGACGVEKAAASRGYAVADVTSAFEAVGVSCIVKPPVVKVLTKGVPVTGLALASNATVTYTIVVPAGARNLTFKTSGGTGDADIYAKFGAAPTTTVYDAKSDGGTNTETITVAAPKAGTYYLLLKAYNAFSNVTLVGNYQ, via the coding sequence ATGAAGCAAGCATTAAATCGCGTAGCACGTCCTCTGCTGATGGTCGTTTTATTAGCCGGAGCTTTCAATGCCATGGCCGCTGAACGAGTGGATCTGGAAAATTATGTTGCCCCTGCCGGGCTTACAACGCGTGGTCTGGCAGACGAGGGGGTGCATAACTTACTTGGCCTCAAGGCGGATGAATTACAAGCTGCTCGCAGTCAGACTTACCCAGATGGTAAGGTTGTTACCCGCTATCAGCAATTTCATCAAGGCGTGCCTGTCTGGGGCGAAGGCGTAGTTGAAAACCGCGCTGCGGGCTTGGCTCAACCCGCTTTGTCGGGTGCATTGCTGCGCGATTTGAGCAATGACCTGCCAAGCGCTAAACCAACGTACTCGCAAACACAGATTTTGAGCATTGCTAAAACACAGGCGAAAGCCATTAAAACCGACAATGAACAGGCTAAACTTTATGTGAAGCTGGGTTCTAATAATGTGGCTCAATTGATTTATGTGGTGTCGTTTATTAATGGCAGCGCAACTAAACCAAGCCGTCCGCATTTCATTATTGATGCCAATACCGGTGTGATCTTGGATCGTTGGGAAGGGATTGCTCATAAAGATGCAACAGGCCCTGGCGGTAATAACAAAACGGGTAAGTATGTTTATGGGACTAATTATGGCCCTTTAGTGGTTACTGACGATTGCAAAATGGTCAGCGCCAATGTGACAACGGTGAATTTAAATCACGGTACAACTGGCTCAACACCTTATCAGTTTACTTGCCCTAATAACCCGGGTATTGCCATCAATGGGGCGTTTTCACCACTGAATGATGCCCATTATTTTGGTAATGTTGTTTTTAATATGTATAAAGACTGGTTGAATTTACGTCCGATTTCTCAGAACTTGCTGATGCGGGTCCATTACAGCAATAACTACGAAAATGCTTTCTGGGATGGCTCTGCGATGCACTTTGGTGATGGTGCAAACACGTTTTATCCTTTAGTTTCCCTGGATGTTTCTGCTCACGAAGTCAGCCATGGCTTTACTGAGCAAAACTCGGGTCTGGTTTACGCTAAGCAATCAGGCGGGATGAACGAGGCTTTCTCTGATATGGCAGGGGAAGCGGCTGAGTTTTATATGAAGGGGGCGAATGATTTCTTGGTGGGGGCAGAAATCTTTAAGGCCAGCGGCGCATTACGTTATATGGCTGATCCTACCAAGGATGGCCGCTCTATTGGCCATGCCAGCCAGTATAACGATAGCCTTGATGTGCACTTAAGCAGTGGTGTGTACAACAAAGCTTTCTATTTACTGGCAACCAAGGCGGGCTGGAGTACACGTAAAGCGTTTGAAGTGATGGCGGATGCTAATCACCTTTACTGGACAGCAAACAGCACCTTTGACCAAGGCGCTTGCGGCGTGGAAAAAGCCGCAGCCAGCCGTGGTTATGCTGTTGCTGATGTGACATCCGCGTTTGAAGCGGTGGGTGTAAGTTGTATCGTTAAACCCCCTGTTGTCAAAGTGCTGACTAAGGGCGTGCCGGTAACTGGGCTTGCGCTTGCCAGCAATGCCACGGTCACTTACACCATTGTGGTGCCAGCAGGTGCGAGAAACCTGACATTTAAAACATCGGGTGGCACAGGTGATGCTGATATCTACGCTAAATTTGGCGCGGCACCAACAACAACTGTTTATGACGCTAAATCAGATGGTGGCACCAATACAGAAACCATTACTGTGGCAGCGCCTAAGGCAGGTACTTATTACCTGCTGCTGAAAGCGTATAACGCCTTTAGTAATGTCACTCTGGTGGGTAACTATCAGTAA
- a CDS encoding glycoside hydrolase family 18 protein yields MKKILIAFAAASLLGACASAPSKNTAASAEPVIPTVKSHNKQVVAYIRTWPIGSTPKDMDMGRRWRASDIQGNQLTTLNLSFGLIRNGTEVYIKDLEPQPNSDKTATIAPFANMWDEVAKLQSQYPHLKVNVSIGGWGADGFSQLARTPESREKFIANVIKLIDEHNLAGIDYDWEYPVGPDWLPIAKDPSDKENYPRLLEETKAAFNKHGEKTGKQYQLSVAVPAAAWFLQNIDVARVAKSVDFMKVMAYDFAGSWSKKTSHHTNLYQNKADPEGGGWSTDQAMNLYLDAGVKPEKLLMGSAFYGRAWQGVAAANNGLFNAYKKAAYDDGITWQDIKALKAKGATRYWDPVAKAPWLFDGDLMVTYEDQESLKYKAQYIKQKRLGGIMVWEYAHDMDSELPRVINESLM; encoded by the coding sequence ATGAAAAAAATACTAATTGCCTTCGCCGCAGCATCATTACTAGGCGCATGTGCTTCAGCACCTTCAAAAAATACAGCAGCCTCAGCAGAGCCTGTTATTCCAACCGTTAAATCGCATAATAAGCAGGTTGTGGCTTATATTCGTACTTGGCCAATTGGCTCTACGCCAAAAGATATGGATATGGGACGCCGCTGGCGAGCCAGTGATATTCAGGGGAATCAGCTCACAACTTTAAACTTAAGCTTTGGTTTAATTCGTAATGGCACTGAGGTCTATATTAAAGATTTAGAGCCTCAGCCTAATTCGGATAAAACCGCTACTATCGCCCCATTTGCAAATATGTGGGACGAAGTTGCTAAATTGCAAAGTCAGTATCCGCATTTGAAAGTGAATGTTTCTATTGGTGGCTGGGGCGCAGATGGTTTTTCACAATTAGCCCGGACACCAGAATCACGCGAAAAATTTATTGCAAATGTGATTAAGCTAATTGATGAGCATAATCTGGCAGGAATTGATTACGATTGGGAATACCCAGTTGGCCCGGATTGGCTGCCAATTGCAAAAGACCCGAGTGATAAAGAAAACTATCCCCGCCTTTTAGAGGAAACAAAAGCGGCATTTAATAAGCACGGCGAAAAAACAGGAAAACAATATCAATTATCGGTTGCTGTGCCGGCAGCAGCTTGGTTTTTGCAAAATATTGATGTGGCACGCGTAGCCAAATCAGTTGATTTTATGAAAGTCATGGCGTATGACTTTGCCGGGTCATGGAGTAAAAAAACCAGCCACCATACCAATCTGTATCAGAACAAAGCAGATCCTGAAGGTGGCGGCTGGAGTACCGATCAGGCGATGAATTTGTATCTGGATGCTGGGGTTAAGCCAGAGAAGCTGCTCATGGGCAGTGCCTTTTATGGGCGCGCATGGCAAGGTGTGGCGGCTGCAAACAACGGCCTGTTTAATGCCTATAAGAAAGCGGCGTATGACGATGGCATCACTTGGCAGGATATTAAGGCTTTAAAAGCCAAGGGGGCGACACGCTATTGGGATCCGGTTGCCAAAGCGCCATGGTTGTTTGACGGTGATTTGATGGTGACGTATGAAGATCAGGAGAGCTTAAAATACAAAGCTCAGTACATTAAACAAAAGCGTCTTGGCGGCATCATGGTTTGGGAGTATGCCCATGATATGGATAGCGAACTGCCACGCGTGATAAATGAATCATTAATGTAA
- the tadA gene encoding tRNA adenosine(34) deaminase TadA, with protein MNDLDFMNEALQEAQRAKELGEVPVGAIVVYRGEIIGRGCNQPILRHDPSAHAEMMAIRQAARHLGNYRLPECELYVTLEPCIMCAGAILHSRISRVVYAAKDPKTGAAGSVINPFADCRLNHQTQLLDGVMGEESSSLLKAFFRERRQAEKDRKRTVV; from the coding sequence ATGAATGATTTAGATTTTATGAATGAGGCGCTTCAAGAGGCGCAGCGTGCGAAAGAGTTGGGTGAGGTGCCGGTTGGGGCGATTGTGGTGTATCGGGGCGAGATTATTGGCCGGGGTTGCAATCAGCCTATTTTGCGCCATGACCCAAGCGCCCATGCCGAGATGATGGCTATCCGCCAAGCCGCGCGTCATCTGGGTAATTACCGGCTGCCTGAGTGCGAGCTATATGTCACTTTAGAGCCGTGTATTATGTGTGCCGGGGCCATTTTGCACTCCCGTATCAGCCGGGTTGTGTATGCTGCAAAAGACCCTAAAACCGGCGCTGCAGGCAGTGTGATTAACCCTTTTGCAGATTGCCGTTTAAATCATCAGACACAATTGCTTGATGGGGTGATGGGCGAAGAGTCCTCAAGCTTACTAAAGGCTTTTTTTCGCGAACGGCGGCAGGCTGAAAAAGATCGCAAGAGAACTGTCGTATAA
- the recN gene encoding DNA repair protein RecN gives MLLSISLKSFVIVQELSLDFRSGLTTLTGETGAGKSIVIDALGLLLGGRAESAVVRHGAEKADLQARFAPPKNARAWLEEEALLGDEPEELLIRRSIDSNGKSRAWINGIAATLTQLKLLGEQLVDIHGQHAPQSLLRSEVQRELVDGYAECTGLAKDVAVLFKDWKNVVDELAIAENNAEAFDAERERLQWQVDEVAALQFTAAEWPELQAEHKRLHHAASLIEGVQSGLLMLADGDENCQSWLGSVAGRLAGLADFDAGISETLELLASAEAQLTESVYALRRYADHLELDPARLADVESRLDAIFRMARKYRVEPVELPEKLAAWQQRLAELGGSAGLDAVRRRAEKLEADYRKAAKQLTASRKSAADKLSKMVTKELQLLALVGSRFEIALHPHEAPASFGLETVEFMVANHPSTPARAMAKVASGGELSRISLALQVITSQVANVPTLIFDEVDVGIGGRVAEIVGRMLADLGAARQVLCITHLPQVAACGFQQLQVSKTQSKSGVLSTIHMLSVEERIEEIARMLGGVEITSTTRQHAAEMLGVAAV, from the coding sequence ATGCTGCTTTCTATTTCGCTTAAATCCTTTGTCATTGTACAAGAGCTGTCTCTTGACTTTCGTTCGGGCCTGACCACCTTAACCGGTGAAACAGGGGCCGGTAAATCTATCGTGATTGATGCGCTAGGTTTGCTCTTGGGTGGGCGGGCAGAAAGTGCGGTGGTGCGCCACGGTGCTGAAAAAGCCGATTTACAAGCACGATTTGCCCCGCCTAAAAATGCGCGGGCTTGGCTTGAAGAAGAAGCTTTACTTGGGGACGAGCCAGAGGAATTACTGATTCGCCGCAGCATCGATAGCAATGGTAAATCTCGCGCCTGGATTAATGGCATTGCCGCGACGCTGACGCAGCTTAAATTACTGGGTGAGCAGCTGGTCGATATCCACGGCCAGCACGCGCCACAATCCTTGCTGCGCTCGGAAGTGCAACGCGAATTAGTCGATGGCTACGCAGAATGCACCGGCCTTGCAAAAGACGTAGCGGTACTTTTTAAAGATTGGAAAAACGTCGTTGATGAGCTGGCGATTGCCGAAAATAACGCTGAGGCTTTTGATGCCGAGCGCGAACGTTTGCAATGGCAGGTGGATGAAGTGGCCGCCTTGCAATTTACCGCCGCAGAATGGCCGGAGCTGCAAGCCGAGCACAAACGCCTGCACCATGCTGCTAGCCTAATTGAAGGCGTGCAAAGTGGCTTGCTGATGCTGGCCGATGGTGATGAAAATTGCCAGTCCTGGTTGGGATCGGTGGCGGGGCGCTTAGCCGGTCTGGCTGATTTTGATGCGGGTATCTCGGAAACACTGGAGCTGCTGGCCAGTGCCGAAGCGCAGCTGACCGAATCCGTGTATGCATTGCGCCGTTATGCCGATCACTTAGAGCTGGATCCGGCCCGCCTTGCCGATGTAGAAAGCCGCCTAGATGCCATCTTTCGCATGGCGCGTAAATATCGGGTAGAACCTGTTGAGTTGCCGGAAAAACTAGCCGCTTGGCAGCAGCGACTGGCCGAATTAGGCGGTAGTGCAGGGCTGGATGCGGTGCGCCGCCGCGCAGAAAAGCTGGAAGCGGACTATCGCAAGGCCGCTAAGCAATTGACGGCCAGCCGTAAAAGCGCCGCCGATAAGCTCTCAAAAATGGTGACTAAAGAATTGCAACTGCTGGCGTTGGTGGGCAGCCGTTTTGAAATTGCCCTGCACCCTCATGAAGCGCCTGCGAGCTTTGGTTTAGAAACGGTTGAGTTTATGGTGGCTAATCATCCAAGTACCCCAGCCAGAGCGATGGCTAAGGTAGCGTCGGGTGGTGAGCTATCGCGTATCAGCCTTGCCCTGCAAGTGATCACCAGTCAAGTTGCCAATGTGCCCACGCTGATTTTTGATGAGGTGGATGTGGGAATTGGTGGCCGTGTGGCCGAGATTGTTGGCCGCATGCTGGCGGACTTGGGTGCGGCGAGGCAGGTGCTGTGTATCACTCATCTGCCCCAAGTGGCCGCCTGCGGGTTTCAGCAGCTGCAGGTCAGCAAAACCCAGTCTAAATCCGGCGTATTAAGCACCATCCATATGCTGAGTGTGGAAGAGCGCATCGAAGAAATCGCCCGCATGCTGGGGGGGGTGGAAATCACCTCTACCACCCGCCAGCACGCGGCAGAAATGCTGGGTGTTGCTGCGGTTTAG
- a CDS encoding NAD kinase, which translates to MQSLLFKTIAVVGRTGTPTLDEPIRRLAALLAAAGVKVLLDQATAEEHGITEHQDVSRDNIGKVADLVIVLGGDGTMLGVARLLAPYRIPLVGINQGRLGFMTDISVDEMDELVMAMLYGEFIPEERILLETTVVRDGHEIDNALAFNDVVFSRGNTGAMIEFEIFIDGRFVYSQRSDGLIISTPTGSTAYALASGGPILHPSLPAIALVPICPQSLSNRPIVVNDTCAVEFLLTRAQDARVYYDNQSHCDLQEKDRVLISRYRNTLRVLHPNSYHYYDTLREKLRWGERL; encoded by the coding sequence ATGCAAAGTCTACTGTTCAAAACCATCGCTGTTGTGGGGCGTACTGGCACACCCACTTTAGACGAACCCATTCGCCGCCTAGCTGCACTTTTGGCGGCAGCAGGTGTTAAAGTTTTGCTCGATCAAGCCACAGCAGAAGAGCATGGCATCACTGAACATCAGGATGTTAGCCGCGATAATATCGGCAAAGTAGCAGATTTAGTGATTGTGCTGGGCGGCGATGGCACCATGCTGGGTGTGGCGCGCCTGCTGGCTCCTTACCGTATTCCGCTGGTAGGGATTAATCAGGGCCGTCTGGGTTTTATGACCGATATCTCGGTTGATGAAATGGACGAGCTGGTGATGGCCATGCTGTATGGCGAATTTATCCCCGAAGAGCGCATTCTGCTGGAAACCACCGTGGTGCGTGATGGTCATGAAATTGACAACGCTTTAGCATTTAATGATGTGGTGTTCAGCCGGGGAAATACCGGCGCTATGATCGAATTTGAAATCTTTATCGATGGGCGCTTTGTATACAGCCAGCGCTCGGATGGTCTGATTATTTCAACACCCACCGGCTCCACTGCTTATGCACTTGCATCCGGCGGGCCGATTTTGCACCCCAGCCTGCCCGCGATTGCGCTGGTGCCCATTTGCCCGCAATCCTTATCAAATCGCCCGATTGTGGTGAATGACACCTGTGCCGTTGAGTTTTTGCTGACCCGGGCCCAGGATGCGCGGGTGTATTACGACAATCAGTCTCACTGTGATTTACAAGAAAAAGACCGGGTGCTGATTAGCCGCTACCGTAATACCTTAAGGGTGTTGCACCCGAATAGTTATCACTACTACGACACCCTGCGCGAAAAACTGCGCTGGGGCGAGCGCTTGTAA
- the hrcA gene encoding heat-inducible transcriptional repressor HrcA: MLNDRSQILLKTLVERYIAEGQPIGSKALQHFSGLDISSATIRNTMVDLEALGFVASPHTSAGRIPTVLGYRLFVDSLLTVQTLDSPTLSELQLPVDSPQRSVAAASQVLSQLTQFAGLVQSPRRHDILLKQIEFMQLSERRVLLILVTSDGDVQNRILQTERIYSASELTEAAHFLNEYCSGKTLAALSHIVQKELVSLKSDIVSLMNAAVAVGAELSKRSDSVVIAGEHQLLGVGDLSSNVARMRQLFALFEQKTALLQLLDLGNHADGVKIYIGGESGLAPLDECSVITAPYRVNGEIVGTLGVIGPTRMDYERVIPIVDITAQLLSSALSL; encoded by the coding sequence ATGCTGAACGATCGTTCTCAAATTCTACTTAAAACCCTCGTCGAACGCTACATTGCTGAAGGCCAGCCTATTGGCTCCAAAGCCTTGCAGCATTTTTCAGGGCTGGATATCAGCTCTGCAACGATCAGAAATACCATGGTTGATTTAGAAGCGCTGGGCTTTGTGGCCAGCCCGCACACCTCGGCTGGCCGCATACCCACCGTACTGGGCTACCGGCTTTTTGTTGATTCATTGCTTACGGTGCAAACTTTAGATTCCCCAACCCTGAGCGAATTACAGCTGCCGGTAGACAGCCCGCAACGCAGCGTTGCGGCGGCTTCACAGGTTTTATCACAGCTCACCCAATTTGCAGGCCTAGTACAAAGCCCCAGACGCCATGATATTTTGCTTAAGCAAATTGAATTTATGCAGCTGTCAGAACGGCGTGTTTTGCTGATTCTGGTGACCAGCGATGGCGATGTACAAAATCGAATTTTACAAACCGAGCGCATTTATTCCGCAAGCGAGCTGACTGAAGCCGCGCACTTTTTAAATGAATATTGCTCGGGTAAAACACTGGCGGCATTAAGTCACATTGTACAAAAGGAATTAGTCAGCCTGAAAAGCGATATTGTCAGCCTGATGAATGCCGCCGTTGCAGTGGGCGCAGAATTAAGCAAACGCAGCGATTCTGTGGTGATTGCAGGCGAGCACCAGCTGCTGGGGGTAGGCGATTTATCCTCTAATGTGGCCAGAATGCGTCAGCTATTTGCCCTTTTCGAGCAAAAAACCGCCCTGCTGCAACTGCTGGACTTAGGCAACCATGCCGATGGTGTAAAAATATATATCGGCGGCGAATCGGGCCTAGCCCCCTTAGACGAGTGCTCAGTAATCACAGCGCCTTATCGCGTCAATGGCGAAATTGTTGGCACACTAGGGGTAATTGGCCCCACCCGCATGGATTATGAAAGGGTGATTCCCATCGTGGATATCACCGCCCAGCTCTTATCCTCAGCACTCTCTTTGTGA